One Glycine max cultivar Williams 82 chromosome 3, Glycine_max_v4.0, whole genome shotgun sequence DNA window includes the following coding sequences:
- the LOC100803262 gene encoding GATA transcription factor 2 — protein sequence MDLYGSFSTPSDCLHIDDFLDFSNITTTTTDTHHHFPPPQNSPSISHDPNFFLNFPSVPSDEAVELEWLSQFVNDEATSFHNIPPPASIGSHTTPFLSNNNRNDNNNEYPKSSSSSPVLAGKSRARREGSVTGDGVRRCSHCATDKTPQWRTGPLGPKTLCNACGVRFKSGRLVPEYRPAASPTFVMTQHSNSHRKVMELRRQKELLRHQQQEQCYRHTHHDFKVC from the exons atggACTTGTACGGTTCCTTTTCCACCCCTTCAGATTGCTTACACATCGATGATTTTCTAGATTTCTCcaacatcaccaccaccaccaccgacACCCACCACCACTTTCCTCCGCCGCAAAACTCTCCATCAATCTCCCACGATCCCAATTTCTTCCTCAATTTCCCTTCCGTTCCG AGCGACGAAGCAGTGGAGCTGGAGTGGCTCTCCCAGTTCGTGAACGACGAGGCGACGTCGTTTCACAACATCCCACCACCCGCATCCATTGGATCCCACACGACGCCGTTTCTTTCCAACAATAACAGGAACGATAATAATAACGAATATcccaaatcatcatcatcttcaccgGTGTTGGCGGGAAAATCGAGAGCAAGAAGGGAAGGGTCGGTGACCGGCGACGGCGTGCGGCGCTGCAGCCACTGTGCGACGGATAAGACCCCGCAGTGGCGCACGGGACCGTTGGGGCCGAAGACGCTCTGCAACGCGTGCGGCGTGCGGTTCAAGTCGGGTCGGCTCGTACCCGAATACCGACCCGCCGCGAGCCCTACGTTCGTGATGACTCAGCACTCGAACTCGCACCGCAAGGTTATGGAGCTCCGTCGCCAGAAGGAGCTGCTCCGCCACCAGCAGCAAGAACAATGCTACCGTCACACTCACCACGACTTCAAAGTCTGCTGA